One Acanthochromis polyacanthus isolate Apoly-LR-REF ecotype Palm Island chromosome 6, KAUST_Apoly_ChrSc, whole genome shotgun sequence DNA segment encodes these proteins:
- the tmem9 gene encoding transmembrane protein 9 isoform X1, which produces MLSIRGGSWVFTAAAVVTLFLLDAVVFTQAKSFEDVRCKCICPPYRNITGHIYNRNVSQKDCNCLHVVEPMPVPGHDVEAYCLLCECKYEERSSNTIKVTIIIYLSVVGALLLYMLFLLLVDPLIRKHDPYTQPLHNEEDSEVQEMRPQADSSQARGNTVLERVEGAQQRWKKQVQEQRKTVFDRHKMLS; this is translated from the exons ATGTTGTCCATCAGAGGAGGATCCTGGGTGTTTACTGCAGCTGCTGTAGTGACTCTGTTCCTGCTGGACGCTGTTGTTTTTACTCAGGCGAAG AGCTTTGAGGATGTTCGCTGCAAGTGTATCTGCCCTCCGTACAGAAACATCACCGGACACATCTATAACAGAAATGTCTCCCAGAAAGATTG TAACTGCCTCCATGTAGTGGAGCCCATGCCTGTTCCTGGCCATGATGTGGAAGCTTACTGTCTGCTGTGTGAGTGCAAGTATGAGGAACGGAGCAGCAACACCATCAAG GTAACCATCATCATTTACTTGTCTGTGGTGGGTGCGCTGCTGCTCTACATGCTGTTTCTGCTCCTGGTTGATCCCCTCATCCGCAAACACGACCCCTACACCCAGCCACTGCACAACGAGGAGGACTCTGA ggtcCAGGAGATGCGTCCGCAGGCAGACAGCAGTCAGGCCCGAGGAAACACAGTGCTGGAGAGGGTGGAGGGAGCTCAGCAACGCTGGAAGAAGCAGGTTCAGGAGCAGCGCAAGACTGTTTTTGATCGCCACAAGATGCTGAGTTAA
- the tmem9 gene encoding transmembrane protein 9 isoform X2 has product MLSIRGGSWVFTAAAVVTLFLLDAVVFTQAKSFEDVRCKCICPPYRNITGHIYNRNVSQKDCNCLHVVEPMPVPGHDVEAYCLLCECKYEERSSNTIKVTIIIYLSVVGALLLYMLFLLLVDPLIRKHDPYTQPLHNEEDSEEMRPQADSSQARGNTVLERVEGAQQRWKKQVQEQRKTVFDRHKMLS; this is encoded by the exons ATGTTGTCCATCAGAGGAGGATCCTGGGTGTTTACTGCAGCTGCTGTAGTGACTCTGTTCCTGCTGGACGCTGTTGTTTTTACTCAGGCGAAG AGCTTTGAGGATGTTCGCTGCAAGTGTATCTGCCCTCCGTACAGAAACATCACCGGACACATCTATAACAGAAATGTCTCCCAGAAAGATTG TAACTGCCTCCATGTAGTGGAGCCCATGCCTGTTCCTGGCCATGATGTGGAAGCTTACTGTCTGCTGTGTGAGTGCAAGTATGAGGAACGGAGCAGCAACACCATCAAG GTAACCATCATCATTTACTTGTCTGTGGTGGGTGCGCTGCTGCTCTACATGCTGTTTCTGCTCCTGGTTGATCCCCTCATCCGCAAACACGACCCCTACACCCAGCCACTGCACAACGAGGAGGACTCTGAG GAGATGCGTCCGCAGGCAGACAGCAGTCAGGCCCGAGGAAACACAGTGCTGGAGAGGGTGGAGGGAGCTCAGCAACGCTGGAAGAAGCAGGTTCAGGAGCAGCGCAAGACTGTTTTTGATCGCCACAAGATGCTGAGTTAA